The Eleutherodactylus coqui strain aEleCoq1 chromosome 6, aEleCoq1.hap1, whole genome shotgun sequence genome window below encodes:
- the SDHB gene encoding succinate dehydrogenase [ubiquinone] iron-sulfur subunit, mitochondrial — translation MAAVVLSLRRSGSLLRTAGATQFSRGAQTAAAPASQAVARIKKFAIYRWDPDKPGDKPRMQTYEIDLNTCGPMVLDALIKIKNEMDATLTFRRSCREGICGSCAMNINGGNTLACTLRIDTNLSKVLKIYPLPHMYVVKDLVPDLSNFYAQYKSIEPYLKKKDESQQGKDQYYQSVEDRDKLDGLYECILCACCSTSCPSYWWNGDKYLGPAVLMQAYRWMIDSRDEYTEERLAKLQDPFSLYRCHTIMNCTRACPKGLNPGKAIAEIKKMMATYKEKAAVA, via the exons ATGGCTGCGGTCGTGTTATCCTTGAGACGTAGCGGCTCTCTGCTGCGGACGGCGGGGGCGACACAG TTTTCCCGAGGAGCGCAGACCGCTGCCGCGCCCGCCTCTCAAGCTGTAGCCCGTATAAAGAAATTTGCAATCTACAGATGGGACCCTGACAAGCCCGGGGATAAACCCCGCATGCAGACCTATGAGATCGACCTAAATAC CTGTGGCCCCATGGTTCTTGATGCGCTCATTAAGATTAAGAACGAGATGGACGCCACCTTGACCTTTCGCAGATCGTGCCGGGAGG GTATCTGTGGGTCTTGTGCCATGAATATTAATGGCGGCAATACGCTGGCATGCACCTTGAGGATTGACACTAACCTAAGTAAAGTCTTGAAAATCTACCCTCTTCCTCACATGTATGTTGTGAAGGATCTGGTGCCT GATTTGAGTAACTTCTATGCTCAGTATAAATCCATAGAGCCTTATCTGAAGAAGAAGGACGAGTCCCAACAGGGGAAGGATCAATATTATCAGTCCGTTGAGGACCGAGACAAGTTG GACGGGCTCTATGAGTGCATCCTCTGTGCTTGTTGCAGCACCAGTTGTCCAAGTTATTGGTGGAACGGTGACAAGTACCTGGGCCCGGCGGTCCTCATGCAG GCTTATCGTTGGATGATCGACTCCAGAGATGAATACACAGAGGAACGATTAGCCAAACTGCAGGACCCCTTCTCCCTCTATCGCTGCCACACTATCATGAACTGCACAAGGGCGTGTCCCAAG GGCTTAAATCCCGGTAAAGCCATTGCTGAAATTAAGAAAATGATGGCCACCTACAAGGAGAAAGCGGCCGTGGCGTAA